From the Apis cerana isolate GH-2021 linkage group LG3, AcerK_1.0, whole genome shotgun sequence genome, one window contains:
- the LOC107997104 gene encoding neuropathy target esterase sws isoform X1: protein MEVVELFNKCNESLGSYIFSRWIGRLITEYQTSKTLFSIIISSLVILLIVSIIILRKWKNKEFLPEVKEFVGVGTGKPRFRKRDKVLFYGRKMLRKVKSISGQVHATGQGKKRKAVMRFARRLLQLKKETVPQQLKVLEPPAEYLEEDLGPGEKVPPDALYMLQSIRVFGHFEKPVFLKLCKHTEIMNLPAGSTLFKIGDPDENLFIVQQGLVNVYITGPDGSQISLKLVKTGESVTSLLSFTDVLTGHTSTYKTVSARAVEDSIVVKLPMNAFQEVFQDHPDAFVRVIQVIMVRLQRVTFTALHQYLGLSAELVNQGSHKKKQSPFSGSPVRSRTKENCSTQNIENQPNTFTTISSEHDKNEIVHISTLSSHQSVPIVISRRQKTNFDWKNQNLSSQSGQNTADMVPECDSHWPNTSPITSQQGSQPDVVHTGNSHSNKKRSITTEPIQQQLDEAHLVQIATEAFIRELGLEDDSILKDGKVQIREVPSGTYLMKEESHKDVALVYVISGILIVSQRVSEGRDIGQEVHMFSAHQGEIVGGLAVLTGEPSFYTIRAKHSSRIALLSKSTFFAIMREQPTVVLHVAHSVVRRLSPFVRQVDFALDWLFLESGRAVYRQGDESDSTFIVLSGRLRSVITYKNGKKELVAEYGKGDLVGIVEMVTQTPRSTTVMAVRDSELAKLPEGLFNVIKLRYPIVVTRLINLLGHRILGTWQQAHTKNGSNDTQRAAATVDARPAQVNFSTVAIVPVSDDVPLTAFTYELYHSLCAIGPCLRLTSDVVRKTLGSTIMEPANEYRLTSWLAQQEDQHRISLYQCDPTYTLWTQRCVRQADCILIVGLGDKPPSIGRTEREVERLVMRTQKELVLLHKEQSGQRPTNTVQWLNMRSWVSSHHHIQCPKRMFTRRSQYRINELYSKVLMSEPNIHSDFSRLARWLTGTSVGLVLGGGGARGAAHVGMLKAVIEAGIPIDMVGGVSIGAFMGALWCMEKNITTTTQKAREWSKKMTQWWRQIMDLTYPVTSMFSGKDFNNTIQATFGDTYIEDLWLPYFTLTTDITDSCMRTHTHGSLWRYIRASMSLSGYMPPMCDPVDGHLLLDGGYVNNLPGLLWRYIRASMTIAGVFPPICDPLDGHLLVDGCYVNNVPADEMLRQGAHHILAIDVGSQDDTDLTNYGDSLSGWWLLWKRWNPFATPVKVPNLPDIQSRLAYVSCVRQLEEVKSSDYCEYIRPPIDKYKTLQFANFDEIKDVGYQHGKTYFEGQLKAGVLPRFNADRENARALRAKHQAANQQSISSYTFTDLAQMVCKVSRGSIYVDLEIDSDTDELEEYEADLEEDAQEVGYASEPTAGILDQSPDENRLRRRTGVSLSLSDTEAESELDYHTKMF, encoded by the exons ATGGAG gtagtagaattattcaataaatgtaATGAAAGTTTGggttcttatattttttcaagatgGATTGGCAGATTAATTACAGAATACCAAACATCAAAGACCCtatttagtattataatatcaagtcttgtgattttattaattgtatctaTAATCATTCTGcgaaaatggaaaaacaaagaatttcTTCCAGAAGTAAAAGAATTTGTTGGAGTAGGTACAGGCAAGCCCAGATTCAGAAAAAGAGACAAAGTACTTTTTTatggaagaaaaatgttacgcAAAGTAAAATCCATCAGTGGACAAGTACATGCAACTggacaaggaaaaaaaagaaaagctgtAATGAGATTTGCACGAAGACTTTTGcaacttaaaaaagaaacagtaCCACaacaattaaaa gttTTAGAACCACCTGCTGAATATTTAGAAGAAGATCTAGGTCCTGGAGAAAAAGTACCACCTGATGCTTTATATATGTTGCAAAGTATCAGAGTATTTGGTCATTTTGAAAAACcagtatttcttaaattatgcAAGCATacagaaattatgaatttaccAGCTGGAAGCaccttatttaaaattggagatccagatgaaaatttatttattgtacaacAAGGCTTagttaatgtttatattacaGGACCTGATGGTTctcaaatatcattaaaattagtaaaaactGGAGAATCAGTAACTAGTCTTCTTAGCTTCACAGATGTACTTACTGGGCATACAAGTACCTATAAAACAGTATCAGCTAGAGCTGTAGAAGATTCTATTGTAGTAAAATTACCAATGAATGCATTTCAAGaa GTTTTTCAAGATCATCCTGATGCATTTGTTCGAGTTATCCAGGTCATTATGGTCCGTCTTCAAAGAGTCACTTTTACTGCTCTCCATCAATATCTTGGATTATCTGCAGAATTAGTTAATCAAGGATcacataaaaagaaacaaagtcCATTTTCTGGATCTCCAGTTAGATCAAGaactaaagaaaattgttctACCCAGAATATAGAGAATCAACCCAATACATTTACAACTATTTCATCAGaacatgataaaaatgaaatagttcATATTTCTACATTAAGTAGTCATCAAAGTGTACCAATTGTTATAAGTCGACG gcaaaaaactaattttgattggaaaaatcaaaatttaagttCACAATCAGGTCAAAATACAGCAGATATGGTACCAGAATGTGATTCTCATTGGCCAAATACTTCTCCTATAACATCACAACAAGGATCACAACCAGATGTAGTACATACTGGAAACTCACATTCTAACAAAAAAAGATCGATTACTACTGAACCAATTCAACAACAATTAGATGAAGCACATCTTGTGCAAATAGCTACAGAAGCATTCATCAGGGAACTTGGATTAGAAGATGATTCAATACTCAAAGATGGTAAAGTTCAAATTAGAGAAGTACCAAGTGGTACATATTTGATGAAAGAAGAATCTCACAAg gATGTTGCACTTGTCTATGTTATATCTGGTATATTAATAGTTAGTCAACGTGTTTCAGAAGGTAGAGATATAGGTCAAGAAGTTCATATGTTTAGCGCTCATCAAGGCGAAATTGTTGGTGGTTTAGCTGTATTAACTGGAGAACCttctttttatactattaGAGCAAAACATTCTAGTCGCATAGCACTTCTTAGTAAATCAACATTTTTCGCTATTATGCGAGAACAACCAACTGTTGTATTACATGTTGCCCATTCAGTTGTTCGAAGACTTAGCCCCTTCGTAAGACag gttGATTTTGCACTTGATTGGTTATTTCTTGAAAGTGGAAGAGCAGTATATCGACAAGGAGATGAATCAGATTCgacatttattgtattaagtgGTCGACTTCGGTCggtaattacatataaaaatgggAAAAAAGAACTTGTTGCGGAATATGGGAAAGGTGATCTTGTAGGTATTGTAGAAATGGTTACACAAACACCACGATCAACAACAGTAATGGCAGTACGAGATTCTGAATTAGCAAAACTTCCTGAAGGATTATTTAACGTTATAAAACTTCGTTATCCAATAGTAGTTACAAGACTTATAAATTTACTTGGACATCGTATACTTGGCACTTGGCAACAAGCGCATACAAAAAATGGCAGTAACGATACGca acgGGCCGCAGCGACAGTTGATGCAAGACCAGCtcaagtaaatttttcaactgTTGCAATAGTTCCGGTATCCGATGATGTCCCTCTAACTGCATTTACATATGAACTTTATCATTCATTATGTGCTATTGGGCCATGTTTACGTCTTACTTCTGATGTTGttcgaaaa acATTAGGTAGCACTATAATGGAACCTGCAAATGAATATCGTCTAACATCATGGCTTGCACAACAAGAAGATCAACatcgaatttcattatatcaatGTGATCCAACATATACATTATGGACTCAACGATGTGTTCGACAAGCTGATTGTATTCTTATTGTGGGTTTAGGAGATAAGCCTCCATCTATAGGTAGAACTGAACGTGAAGTTGAACGTTTAGTAATGAGAACACAAAAAGAATTAGTACTCTTACATAAAGAACAAAGCGGACAGCGACCTACAAATACAGTACAGTGGTTGAATATGAGATCTTGGGTTTCTAGTCATCATCACATTCAATGTCCTAAACGAATGTTTACGAGAAGATCTCAATATAGAATT AATGAGTTGTATTCTAAAGTTTTGATGTCTGAACCAAACATACATAGTGATTTCAGTAGACTTGCTCGTTGGTTAACTGGAACTTCAGTTGGACTTGTACTTGGAGGTGGAGGTGCTAGAGGTGCAGCTCACGTAGGAATGCTTAAAGCCGTTATCGAAGCTGGAATACCTATAGACATGGTTGGAGGAGTTAGTATTGGAGCATTTATGGGTGCTTTATGGtgtatggaaaaaaatataacaacaacaacgcaAAAAGCTCGTGAATGGTccaaa AAAATGACACAATGGTGGAGACAAATAATGGATTTAACATATCCAGTAACATCTATGTTTTctggaaaagattttaataatacaattcaaGCAACATTTGGAGACACATATATAGAAGATTTATGGTTACCATACTTTACACTAACTACAGACATCACTGATTCTTGTATGCGTACGCATACACACG GATCGCTGTGGCGGTACATTCGGGCTTCGATGTCTTTGTCTGGTTATATGCCACCCATGTGTGACCCAGTTGACGGCCATCTCCTACTCGACGGCGGGTACGTCAATAACCTTCCAG GTTTGCTATGGAGATACATTCGAGCCAGTATGACCATTGCGGGGGTCTTTCCTCCTATTTGCGACCCTCTTGACGGGCATCTTTTGGTCGATGGGTGTTATGTTAATAACGTGCCAG CTGACGAAATGTTGAGGCAAGGAGCGCATCATATTTTGGCTATTGATGTTGGGTCACAAGATGACACggatttaacaaattatggAGATTCTTTATCTGGTTGGTGGTTATTATGGAAACGATGGAATCCATTTGCAACGCCTGTCAAAGTTCCGAATTTGCCCGACATACAATCGCGATTGGCATATGTTAGTTGTGTACGGCAATTAGAAGAAGTTAAAAGCTCAGATTATTGTGAATACATCAGGCCAccaatagataaatataaaactctcCAATTCGCTAACtttgatgaaattaaagatGTTGGATATCAACATg gaaaaaCTTATTTCGAAGGACAATTAAAAGCTGGAGTTTTACCACGTTTTAATGCTGATAGAGAAAATGCCCGCGCATTACGAGCAAAACATCAAGCAGCAAATCAGCAATCAATATCTTCGTATACTTTTACAGATTTAGCTCAAATGGTGTGTAAAGTCTCTAGAGGAAGTATATATGTAGATTTGGAAATTGATTCTGACACGGATGAATTAGAAGAATACGAGGCAGATTTGGAAGAAGATGCACAAGAAGTAGGTTATGCCTCTGAACCCACTGCCGGTATTCTAGATCAG AGTCCTGATGAAAATCGTTTACGACGAAGAACTGGCGTTTCTTTAAGTTTATCTGATACAGAAGCAGAATCAGAGTTAGATTATCATACCAAAATGTTTTAA